Proteins found in one Thermaerobacter subterraneus DSM 13965 genomic segment:
- a CDS encoding phenylacetic acid degradation protein PaaB codes for MGVTMEVYEVFGQPRRGEPYIHCGSLLAGDRRNARLLAQQLYCRRQEYVSLWIVPRSCIEAVGEGDADWWQPATDKTYRLGEGFARTRILWQRFGRGPGGGTSRGGPGRGGAGTAGAHASSPGQDGPAAVAPAHRAGAPGASDDVVPGAVLNRSGHVRVRRGPRRQDREGRRDPEGAAPGGGGGAARPGTGTAGSGSSAVAGRDAGKDTGPRPGTGTGSPAGTGPGAGPGQGGEGR; via the coding sequence ATGGGCGTCACCATGGAGGTCTACGAGGTCTTCGGCCAGCCGCGGCGGGGCGAGCCGTACATCCACTGCGGCAGCCTGCTGGCGGGGGACCGGCGCAACGCCCGGCTGCTGGCCCAGCAGCTCTATTGCCGGCGGCAGGAGTATGTCAGCCTGTGGATCGTGCCGCGCTCGTGCATCGAAGCCGTGGGCGAGGGTGACGCCGACTGGTGGCAGCCGGCCACGGACAAGACGTACCGCCTGGGGGAAGGCTTTGCCCGGACCCGGATCCTCTGGCAGCGCTTCGGCCGGGGGCCGGGCGGCGGCACGAGTCGCGGCGGGCCCGGGCGCGGTGGCGCTGGCACGGCCGGAGCCCACGCTTCCTCCCCGGGGCAGGACGGGCCGGCAGCCGTCGCCCCGGCCCACCGGGCTGGCGCGCCGGGCGCATCCGATGATGTGGTACCCGGTGCCGTGCTCAACCGCAGCGGTCACGTGCGGGTCCGCCGGGGGCCCCGGCGCCAGGACCGGGAAGGGCGGCGAGATCCCGAGGGCGCCGCGCCCGGTGGCGGGGGCGGTGCGGCAAGGCCCGGTACCGGGACCGCCGGTTCGGGGAGCAGTGCGGTTGCCGGCCGCGACGCCGGCAAGGACACCGGGCCCAGGCCGGGGACCGGCACAGGGTCCCCCGCCGGGACGGGCCCTGGGGCCGGGCCCGGGCAAGGGGGTGAGGGCCGGTGA
- the paaA gene encoding 1,2-phenylacetyl-CoA epoxidase subunit PaaA, with translation MADQGMQSPADAAAGQPAGWPPAGPAGPRDWREEERIAEFTARLERGEKVEAGDWMPSEYRRQCLRLIQTHANSEIMGALPEREWIPRAPTLRRKLALMAKVQDEVGHAQLIYRVAEDLAAPLGITREDMMDALVAGKAKFHNVFSYPAPTWADAGIIAWLVDGAALVTQAALLQTSYAPYARILRRICAEEAIHLKHGEDIILTLMSGTRAQQQMVQHALNRWWRPLLHFFGPPDEMSPNLEQAMKWRIKVRTNEELRQEFLSKYVPQIRALGLQIPDPELHYDEAQGRWVYGDPDWDEFWRVVKGQGPRTEARLAIRRLSHEESRWVREALARGAAAA, from the coding sequence ATGGCAGACCAGGGCATGCAGAGCCCGGCCGATGCTGCAGCAGGCCAGCCGGCGGGGTGGCCTCCGGCCGGGCCGGCCGGCCCCCGTGACTGGCGGGAGGAGGAGCGCATCGCCGAGTTCACCGCCCGCCTGGAGCGGGGCGAGAAGGTGGAGGCGGGCGACTGGATGCCCAGCGAGTACCGCCGCCAGTGCCTCCGCCTGATCCAGACCCATGCCAACAGCGAGATCATGGGGGCCCTGCCCGAGCGGGAGTGGATCCCGCGGGCGCCCACCCTGCGCCGCAAGCTGGCCCTCATGGCCAAGGTCCAGGATGAAGTCGGCCATGCCCAGCTGATCTACCGCGTGGCGGAAGACCTGGCCGCACCCCTCGGCATCACCCGCGAGGACATGATGGACGCCCTGGTGGCGGGCAAGGCCAAGTTCCACAACGTCTTCAGCTATCCCGCGCCCACGTGGGCCGACGCGGGCATCATCGCCTGGCTGGTCGACGGGGCCGCCCTGGTGACCCAGGCGGCGCTGCTGCAGACCAGCTACGCCCCCTACGCCCGCATCCTGCGGCGGATCTGCGCCGAAGAGGCGATCCACCTCAAGCACGGCGAGGACATCATCCTCACCCTGATGAGCGGCACCCGCGCCCAGCAGCAGATGGTCCAGCACGCGCTGAACCGCTGGTGGCGGCCGCTGCTGCACTTCTTCGGACCGCCCGACGAGATGTCGCCCAACCTGGAGCAGGCCATGAAGTGGCGGATCAAGGTCCGCACCAACGAGGAACTGCGGCAGGAGTTCCTGAGCAAGTACGTGCCCCAGATCCGCGCCCTGGGGCTCCAGATCCCCGACCCCGAGCTGCACTATGACGAAGCGCAGGGCCGCTGGGTCTACGGCGACCCCGACTGGGACGAATTCTGGCGCGTGGTCAAGGGGCAGGGACCCAGGACGGAGGCGCGGCTGGCCATCCGGCGCCTCTCCCACGAGGAGAGCCGCTGGGTACGGGAAGCCCTGGCCCGCGGCGCCGCGGCCGCCTGA
- the paaC gene encoding 1,2-phenylacetyl-CoA epoxidase subunit PaaC: protein MKGSNRAHAMEPLPAHPAGAAAAGADPGLVALLFALADDELIAGHRASEWTGVAPYQEEDVAFSSIAQDEVGHSALLYQLLADLGQGGGDPDALAFGRDPADFRNAILLEQPNGDWAAEIARHFLYSEYEAVLWPALARSPYEPLAAAAARVAREEAYHQAHFRQWVVELGRAGGEARERLAPALTRALALAAGFFEPVEGEEQAARWRGASLEELRRLWWAAVRQVLEEAGLAEPVLGQPGPGEPAGVEPADPGMGGGPAAAGIERGLGGRRGHHSPALETLLAEMTLVYRSDPAAEW from the coding sequence GTGAAGGGGTCGAACCGGGCCCACGCCATGGAACCCCTCCCCGCCCACCCGGCGGGCGCGGCGGCCGCGGGCGCTGACCCGGGCCTGGTGGCCCTGCTCTTCGCCCTGGCCGACGACGAGCTGATCGCCGGCCACCGGGCGTCGGAGTGGACGGGCGTGGCTCCCTACCAGGAAGAAGACGTGGCCTTCTCCTCCATCGCCCAGGATGAGGTGGGGCACAGCGCCCTGCTCTATCAGCTGCTCGCCGACCTGGGCCAGGGTGGCGGGGATCCCGATGCCCTGGCTTTTGGCCGGGATCCTGCGGACTTTCGCAACGCGATCCTGCTGGAACAGCCCAACGGCGATTGGGCCGCGGAGATCGCCCGCCACTTCCTATACAGCGAGTACGAGGCCGTGCTGTGGCCGGCGCTGGCCCGCTCGCCCTACGAGCCGCTGGCCGCGGCGGCGGCCCGCGTTGCCCGGGAGGAGGCTTACCACCAGGCCCACTTCCGCCAGTGGGTGGTCGAACTCGGCCGCGCCGGTGGCGAGGCACGGGAGCGGCTGGCGCCGGCCCTCACCCGGGCCCTGGCCCTGGCGGCCGGGTTCTTCGAACCGGTGGAAGGGGAGGAGCAGGCTGCCCGCTGGCGGGGGGCCAGCCTGGAGGAGCTTCGCCGGCTGTGGTGGGCGGCCGTCCGCCAGGTGCTGGAAGAGGCCGGCCTGGCCGAACCGGTGCTGGGGCAGCCGGGACCGGGAGAGCCGGCTGGCGTGGAACCGGCGGATCCCGGGATGGGGGGAGGCCCGGCGGCCGCCGGGATCGAGCGAGGCCTGGGAGGCCGGCGAGGACACCACTCGCCCGCCCTGGAGACCTTGCTGGCTGAGATGACGTTGGTCTACCGCTCGGACCCGGCGGCGGAATGGTAA